In Fimbriimonadaceae bacterium, the following proteins share a genomic window:
- a CDS encoding DUF192 domain-containing protein produces the protein MRTVTMLALAAIVASCSPTIEKPVVHEPKPPVEQPTTTVADPAPADTDPQQAAKDPRYNMLRVYQLSELKVVDLFLGSHKFKAWVMDTPGKREEGMMHLETKDVRDDEAMLFVFPEPVPKEKFQFWMHNTPLPLDILYVSSDRKVINIAHGKPYDETSLPADAAGQFVVELKAGTAKKLGIKPGTAVKFPKEVVADS, from the coding sequence ATGCGCACCGTGACGATGCTCGCCCTCGCCGCCATCGTGGCGTCTTGCTCGCCGACGATCGAGAAGCCCGTCGTGCACGAGCCGAAACCACCGGTGGAGCAGCCCACGACGACCGTCGCCGATCCCGCCCCCGCGGACACCGACCCGCAACAGGCGGCCAAGGACCCGCGTTACAACATGCTCCGCGTCTACCAACTGTCGGAGCTGAAGGTGGTGGACCTGTTCTTGGGCTCGCACAAGTTCAAGGCGTGGGTGATGGACACGCCGGGCAAGCGCGAGGAGGGGATGATGCACCTCGAAACCAAAGACGTGCGGGACGATGAGGCGATGCTCTTCGTGTTCCCCGAGCCGGTGCCGAAGGAGAAGTTCCAGTTCTGGATGCACAACACGCCCTTGCCGCTCGACATTCTGTACGTGTCCTCCGACCGTAAGGTGATCAACATCGCCCACGGCAAACCCTACGACGAAACATCCCTGCCCGCAGACGCGGCCGGGCAGTTCGTCGTCGAATTGAAGGCAGGGACGGCGAAGAAGCTCGGCATCAAGCCCGGCACCGCGGTTAAGTTCCCAAAAGAAGTCGTCGCCGATTCCTAA